The Pempheris klunzingeri isolate RE-2024b chromosome 1, fPemKlu1.hap1, whole genome shotgun sequence genome includes a region encoding these proteins:
- the LOC139198771 gene encoding transcription factor Adf-1-like isoform X1 — MNSTEKKLADLIRDHPNLYDQSRRDYKDSLKGHLSWKEIADNMGKSEEEVKLKWKNLRDKFCKAKKRMAKRSFPPLTDDSQVERPVPVLFNQLAWLSAYVKPRPGSGLGETDEGAGSGDDLERERDKGEKDQHGTLPVVSTSFSLVESCSNNHQEMGVSLKRKRPTTTETEISPADALTNLRDEDELFLLSLLPSLKRLTIKKRMEVRMKFQQVLYAAEFED, encoded by the exons ATGAACAGTACTGAGAAGAAGCTGGCGGACCTGATCCGCGACCACCCGAACCTGTACGATCAGTCCCGGCGGGACTACAAGGACAGCCTGAAGGGCCACCTGTCGTGGAAGGAGATCGCAGACAACATGGGAAAgtcggaggaggaggtgaagctgAAATGGAAAAATCTGCGCGACAAGTTCTGTAAAGCGAAGAAGCGAATGGCCAAGAGAAGCTTCCCTCCGCTAACAGACGACAGCCAGGTGGAGAGGCCCGTCCCGGTGCTCTTCAACCAGCTGGCCTGGCTCAGCGCCTACGTGAAGCCCAGACCCGGATCGGGCCTTGGGGAGACCGACGAG GGAGCTGGAAGTGGCGATGACCTGGAGAGAGAGCGTGACAAAGGCGAGAAGGACCAGCACGGCACCCTGCCTGTCGTTAGTACCAGCTTTTCTCTTGTTGAGTCTTGTTCAAACAACCATCAGGAGATGGGAGTCTCTCTTAAACGTAAAAGGCCAACCACCACAGAAACTGAGATCAGCCCTGCAGATGCCCTCACCAACCTCCGGGATGAAGATGAACTGTTTCTCCTCAGTCTTCTGCCCTCGCTGAAGAGGCTCACTATTAAAAAACGAATGGAGGTGCGGATGAAATTCCAGCAAGTGCTTTATGCTGCAGAGTTTGAGGACTAA
- the LOC139198771 gene encoding uncharacterized protein isoform X2 has protein sequence MDSFEDKLSEAVRKYENLYNTSCKAYKDTQMANNSWKEVARTLCTEESVCRKRWRYLRDKFAKAKRRVQVKKSGDPGGRKPIPALYTSLQWLDAHIKHRETTTNMTVSQVEGAGSGDDLERERDKGEKDQHGTLPVVSTSFSLVESCSNNHQEMGVSLKRKRPTTTETEISPADALTNLRDEDELFLLSLLPSLKRLTIKKRMEVRMKFQQVLYAAEFED, from the exons ATGGACAGTTTTGAGGATAAGCTGTCCGAGGCGGTGAGGAAGTATGAAAATTTATACAACACATCATGTAAGGCATATAAAGACACGCAAATGGCTAATAATTCATGGAAAGAGGTCGCCCGAACGTTGTGCACAGAGGAGAGCGTCTGTCGCAAAAGATGGCGATACCTTCGCGACAAATTCGCAAAGGCCAAACGGCGTGTACAGGTAAAGAAGAGTGGTGACCCCGGCGGGAGGAAACCAATCCCAGCACTGTACACCTCGTTGCAGTGGCTCGACGCTCACATTAAACACCGTGAAACGACCACCAACATGACTGTTTCACAAGTCGAG GGAGCTGGAAGTGGCGATGACCTGGAGAGAGAGCGTGACAAAGGCGAGAAGGACCAGCACGGCACCCTGCCTGTCGTTAGTACCAGCTTTTCTCTTGTTGAGTCTTGTTCAAACAACCATCAGGAGATGGGAGTCTCTCTTAAACGTAAAAGGCCAACCACCACAGAAACTGAGATCAGCCCTGCAGATGCCCTCACCAACCTCCGGGATGAAGATGAACTGTTTCTCCTCAGTCTTCTGCCCTCGCTGAAGAGGCTCACTATTAAAAAACGAATGGAGGTGCGGATGAAATTCCAGCAAGTGCTTTATGCTGCAGAGTTTGAGGACTAA